From the Planktothricoides raciborskii GIHE-MW2 genome, the window CTGAAAAGTCTGAGCTTAAAACCGGGGGCGATGACGATGAAAAGTTTGAGCATCAGCGAGAGTGCCGAAAGGCTAATCTGCCGATCGCAACGGAGCGATCGCCGTCAAAATCAGCCACTTCATCTATATTGTCCATTGATCAGAAGCGACTTTCCCCCAACTAAACACCCTATCCGATTCTAACCAACTGGCTGCTTGCAACGGCTCAACAGAATCAACTGTAGCATTTTCCAACTGATAACGCTAAAGGAAAAGGAATTGTTTCCAAGTCTATGGGACTCCTCAACTCTCTATCAGTCATGGGGCAGACTTCTTGCCCTCAATCCAGCAAACCGGATCAACGATCGATTCTCAAACCAATCTCAGACTAATCTCAGACCAATCTCAGACCAATCTCAGACCAATCTCAGACCAATCTCAGACTAATCTCAGACTGAATATTGCCAAACATTGCCAAACAATCTAACGGAGAGTTTTTCACAATATATATCAAATATAAAAAGCAGCTTTTTTGTGATAATTTACCATTAATTAAATGTATAGTTAAACTCCAAATATATTTTTTTATATCTAAAAAATCAATAGCCATAATAGCCATATTTTTAAATCTAGTTATTTTTTATATAATTATTTTTATCCTGTTATATGGGTAAATAATTACCTCAAAAAAACTTGCTTCATATTTAAAACAAAGCCAGATAAAATATTATCGCCAGATAAAAAATCCGGCATTTGCTTTCTTTGAATTGAGTTACCCTGGGCATAAATTTCAATATTTTTCAGCATTGGATCGATTAACCAGCCTAACTTAACCCCCTGATTTTGGTACTCCTGCATTTTTAGCTGAAGTCTAGCCCAATTAGCATCAGAGTCCAGTAACTCTAAGACAAAATCAGGACATAATTGAATCAGCTTTTCCCGGTTTGTTCTAGGGAACTGAGAAAATCTTTCGGCGCTGATCCACGCTAAATTAGGACTACGAATCGAGCCATTTGGCAATTTAAAAGCCGTCACTTCGTCGAAAATGACGCCGTACTGAGTTTGTTGATTCCAAGTCCAAATTTGACTGGCGATCGCCCAACTCCACTGTTGAGTTTGATGGTCTGGTTGATTAAAAATCAATAAGCTTCCTTCAACGGTGCGCTCAAATTTATAATTTGGGTTCGTTCGGCAAATCTCCAGAAATTCCCTATCGTTTAAATCAATCAGATTTGTTAAGTTTAATTGCATGAATCTCATATCATGGATGAAAATTTGAGGACTGTTAGGCAATCTATTTAGATTAATTTAGTTTATCTAAAAATTTACGGTTTTGCATCTACCAGTCCCCAAAGATACCAGATTCTGGTGCAAAACCGAAGAATGTCATGTTGCGGGGTCAGACCCACAATCAAGGCGAATACATCTGATCTGGTTTCGGATCCCAGGTTTTCCGGGGGGCGATCGCGGTTGGTAAAGGCTGAAACTATTAACCGGATAGGATTTTAGGCGATTGAAAAAAAATTAAAAAATTTTTGGCAAAACTCTAGACATTTAGAAAAAATGTGCTAGTATAGTTAAGGTTCTAAAAAACAAGGCTCAGTAGCTCAGTGGTAGAGCAGGGGACTCATAAGCCCTTGGTCGCGTGTTCAAATCACGCCTGAGCCATTATGAAACCAGGGGATTTGGGCGATTCCCTGGTTTATTATTTGAATCGCAAATGAGTACAAACAGATACAAATAAGTACAAATTTAGGCAATCATTTAGGTAACGTAAATTTTTGCGGCCAATGGCTAAATTAACCATCGAATCAATCAACGCCCAGCTTAAGGCAGCCAACATTAGAGTCAAGATTAATACGCTGCCCGGTAAAAATACTTTGTTCCTTCGCGCTACTCTACCGCCCAAGCCTGGGTGTAATCGAGATAGTCCCTATCAGCAGCGCATAGCTCTAGGGGTGTACAACAATGACGTGGGACTGCGCTATGCCAAAGGAGAAGCAATCAAATTGGCAGGGCTTCTGGATACTTATCAATTTAGTTGGGAAACCTATAAGCCGGAACTGTCTAAGCAGCCAAGTCAAAAGACTTGCAAAGACTGGATTCAAGAATTTGAGGACGATTTCTGGGCAAGAGGCGATCGCACTGCTACAACCTGGAAAGATTACCGTAAAGTTTTCAAAAAACTTCCTGGCGATAAACCTCTAACTTTTGAATTGGGGAAAGAAATTATTTTGGCTACCGAGGCCAACACTAAAAACAGAGAACGAACGACTGACAAGATTGCCAGCTTGTGTGAATTTGCCAAAATTGAGAATGCTAAGGATTTGAGGAAATATCGAGGCATCTATTCTCAGAAGGGGAAAGACACACCGTTGATTATTCCTTCTGATGAAGAAATTTTTAATTGTTTGTCTGGTTTCCATACCGAACAGTGGCGAAATGCTTTTTGTTTACAGGCCGCGTTTGGATTACGAAACCATGAAATCTATCATGTCAGGCTCGAAAAGATTGATAAGGGACTGTTAGAGGTGGGCGATCGCACTAAAACCGGCTACCGCGT encodes:
- a CDS encoding Uma2 family endonuclease, translated to MQLNLTNLIDLNDREFLEICRTNPNYKFERTVEGSLLIFNQPDHQTQQWSWAIASQIWTWNQQTQYGVIFDEVTAFKLPNGSIRSPNLAWISAERFSQFPRTNREKLIQLCPDFVLELLDSDANWARLQLKMQEYQNQGVKLGWLIDPMLKNIEIYAQGNSIQRKQMPDFLSGDNILSGFVLNMKQVFLR